A single genomic interval of Spirosoma linguale DSM 74 harbors:
- a CDS encoding ABC transporter related protein (PFAM: ABC transporter related~SMART: AAA ATPase~KEGG: ccs:CCNA_03389 lantibiotic transport ATP- binding protein): MYCLETKGLYYQYAQQQRILSGIDLKVPEHSIYGFLGPNGAGKTTTMRLVLGLLTSQAGEINIFGRPLAANRLAILRKIGSLIEMPSFYAHLTVTENLRILQSIYRTPVSRIQYVLDITGLNHTGAKPVGKFSLGMKQRFGIAASLLHSPELLILDEPTNGLDPNGMIEVWELLRSLNRQEGLSIFISSHLLAEIERRVTHLGIIHKGELLFQGRLDELQSQAMQYTILSTSDPERALKLVQPFDDTAFIDERQLHTKLLSADSIAAMSRLLVQHEVDLYQITTQQEDLEHLFMHLIGPNS, encoded by the coding sequence ATGTATTGTTTAGAAACAAAGGGCCTATACTATCAGTATGCTCAGCAGCAAAGAATCCTATCCGGAATTGACCTAAAGGTACCAGAGCACAGTATTTACGGTTTCCTGGGGCCCAACGGTGCAGGAAAAACAACCACCATGCGATTAGTACTTGGCCTGCTTACAAGCCAGGCTGGCGAGATCAATATTTTCGGCAGGCCATTAGCGGCAAACCGCCTAGCGATTTTGCGCAAGATTGGCTCCCTGATCGAAATGCCCTCTTTCTATGCCCATCTCACGGTTACCGAAAACCTGCGCATATTGCAATCAATTTACCGCACGCCAGTATCACGGATCCAATACGTACTCGATATCACAGGACTGAACCATACTGGAGCCAAACCGGTCGGAAAGTTTTCGCTCGGCATGAAGCAGCGCTTCGGTATTGCGGCCTCGCTCTTGCATTCGCCGGAACTATTGATACTGGATGAGCCGACTAACGGACTGGATCCTAACGGCATGATCGAGGTCTGGGAATTGCTCCGCTCGTTGAACAGGCAGGAAGGCTTGTCTATTTTTATATCGTCTCACTTGCTTGCCGAAATCGAACGGCGGGTTACCCATCTTGGGATCATCCATAAAGGTGAACTCCTTTTTCAGGGGCGGCTCGATGAATTGCAATCGCAAGCCATGCAGTATACCATTTTATCGACTAGTGATCCAGAAAGAGCATTAAAACTCGTTCAGCCTTTCGACGATACGGCCTTTATCGACGAACGGCAACTACATACTAAGCTATTGTCCGCTGACAGCATCGCGGCAATGAGTAGGCTACTAGTGCAACACGAGGTGGATCTCTATCAGATCACTACCCAACAGGAAGATCTTGAACACCTGTTTATGCATTTAATTGGTCCTAACTCATGA
- a CDS encoding transcriptional regulator, AraC family (PFAM: helix-turn-helix- domain containing protein AraC type~SMART: Helix-turn-helix, AraC domain~KEGG: sde:Sde_2274 AraC family transcriptional regulator), whose protein sequence is MLFTQYNPVLFLTTIAITTFVLFTVLYISRELSVRLACAFMAALAVIGLIKYHQATKPAHLTDLPLFLNLTELLLVAFVAVYFTRLRWSHRADLFLLILTGQRRFFSLPLLTKCVVCLAAYTAVANFIAMFFTPWMKLDILVYASLFWFIAIQYLSPLPGKGNNSVAPEPIDREIIEACLSGLKIAFEVKKMHLDPELTLQSLSQKMNVPSRTISMVLNREVQKNFHEYLNQYRVEEAKKLLLDYRQKNTTIAAVAYEAGFNSIATFQRVFKKISGLTPREFAGK, encoded by the coding sequence ATGCTTTTCACCCAATATAATCCGGTCCTCTTTTTGACGACGATAGCCATCACTACCTTTGTCTTATTTACTGTACTGTACATCAGTAGAGAGCTCAGTGTCCGCTTGGCCTGCGCATTCATGGCCGCCTTGGCTGTCATCGGGTTGATCAAATACCATCAAGCCACCAAGCCCGCCCACTTAACTGATCTACCGCTTTTTCTAAACCTTACTGAACTTCTTCTGGTAGCGTTCGTAGCGGTTTATTTCACAAGGCTACGCTGGTCACATCGCGCTGATCTGTTCTTGCTCATCCTGACAGGCCAACGTCGTTTTTTTAGTTTACCTCTGCTCACCAAATGTGTCGTGTGCTTGGCTGCCTACACAGCTGTGGCGAACTTCATAGCGATGTTCTTTACACCCTGGATGAAACTCGATATCTTGGTTTACGCTTCGCTGTTCTGGTTTATTGCCATACAATACCTGAGCCCCTTGCCTGGGAAGGGAAACAACAGCGTAGCCCCTGAGCCTATTGACAGGGAAATCATTGAAGCCTGCTTGTCCGGCCTAAAGATTGCCTTCGAGGTTAAAAAGATGCACCTCGATCCCGAACTTACCCTACAATCCTTATCCCAGAAGATGAACGTTCCTTCCAGAACGATCTCAATGGTGCTTAACCGTGAAGTGCAAAAGAATTTTCATGAATACCTTAATCAGTACCGGGTAGAAGAAGCCAAAAAGTTACTGCTCGATTACCGGCAAAAAAATACGACTATCGCTGCAGTGGCTTATGAAGCAGGATTCAACTCCATTGCCACCTTTCAACGTGTCTTCAAGAAAATTTCCGGCCTAACGCCCAGAGAGTTTGCCGGAAAGTAG
- a CDS encoding beta-lactamase (KEGG: rpi:Rpic_3965 beta-lactamase), producing the protein MTAGSFFMRPFDMLRIGQPGRERPSQIFLSWIRHTHSMPIPQPTYYGYYWYCEQLMTNTFSYPVVFASGNGGQYIMIIDALDLVVVFTGSNYGS; encoded by the coding sequence ATGACGGCGGGATCCTTTTTTATGCGGCCCTTCGATATGCTTAGGATTGGTCAACCCGGGCGCGAACGGCCATCCCAAATTTTTCTTTCATGGATTCGGCACACACACAGCATGCCCATTCCTCAGCCAACGTATTACGGGTATTACTGGTACTGCGAACAACTGATGACCAACACCTTCAGCTATCCAGTTGTCTTTGCGTCGGGCAACGGCGGTCAGTACATTATGATCATCGATGCGCTGGATCTGGTGGTCGTCTTTACCGGCAGCAATTATGGTTCCTGA
- a CDS encoding transcriptional regulator, PadR-like family (PFAM: transcriptional regulator PadR family protein) has protein sequence MGRTYLGEFEELVLLTVAILNGAAYGLNIAEELKQRTDRTINLSGVHVALYRLEEKGFVQSELGGATPARGGRSKRLFSITAYGKRTLDELRQVRNNLWNEIPNLSFS, from the coding sequence ATGGGCAGAACGTATCTGGGAGAATTTGAAGAACTCGTGTTGTTGACCGTTGCCATCCTTAACGGGGCTGCCTATGGACTTAATATCGCCGAAGAACTTAAACAGCGAACCGACCGCACCATTAATCTCAGTGGGGTTCATGTGGCCTTATATCGCCTGGAAGAAAAAGGCTTTGTCCAATCGGAATTAGGGGGGGCCACCCCCGCTCGGGGAGGACGCAGTAAGCGACTCTTCTCCATCACAGCCTATGGCAAACGGACCCTGGATGAACTGCGGCAAGTACGAAACAATCTGTGGAATGAGATACCGAACCTGTCCTTCTCCTAA
- a CDS encoding protein of unknown function DUF214 (PFAM: protein of unknown function DUF214~KEGG: cps:CPS_4700 ABC transporter, permease protein): MFSFINVMGLSVGMTSCCLIALYVHFELTYDAFHQKADRIYRLATDLKTESETIHYDISSWAYAPNLKQDFPEVEDFVRISTKGRIVRKGDLKFQEDKTVFADSSFFSVFDFKLLKGDPRTALAEPMSVVLPKKTVQKYFGNADPMGQTLLLGDDGVPAKITGVMEDIPENSQIKGDLFISMISYTNYFNKGIENEWGDFGAISFLLLKPGANPDAFAKKFPQFLESHAGNMMREYKLGITMVMEPLREVYLYSKRPAEESGSMTNVTVFSVIGLFILLIACINFINLTTARSVDRAKEVGVRKAIGAAKWVLARQFIGESVLLCLVAFFFAVLLSAVLIPGFNSLAGKTISPGLGNNLPFVGGMFFAALAIGCLAGTYPALVLSSFEPVTVLKGRFMANAKGVFVRKGLVIVQFAISITLIIATIVIYSQVNFMRTRDLGFSKDQMLVIKAQTGSKRTVFDAAISGLSGVKSTAASSSVPGGRNQQAASSLENNSGEMQAGNLDVYRVDFDFIPLYGLKVVAGRPFSRNFPADSSQSLMINEAMAKVLGYSRPQAAIGKRFDQWGRKGTIVGVLKDFHFKSLQETIKPLTFRVIDWWNGDLLSVNIDGRQVKETLEAIEAQWKQQNPDRPFDYYFMDEFFDRQYRSDERFQTLFLTFALLAIFISCLGLLGLASHTTVQRTKEIGVRKVLGASTGSIVGLLSKDFLKLVVLAFLIASPVAWYGMHRWLENFAYQTPIRWWVFASAAFLSVTVAFLTISFQSIRAALLNPVKSLRSE; the protein is encoded by the coding sequence ATGTTTTCATTTATTAATGTCATGGGTCTCAGCGTGGGCATGACCTCCTGCTGTCTGATTGCCCTCTACGTTCATTTTGAACTAACCTACGATGCCTTTCACCAAAAGGCCGACCGTATTTACCGGCTGGCGACGGACCTCAAAACCGAATCCGAAACCATTCATTACGACATCAGTTCGTGGGCTTACGCCCCAAACCTAAAACAAGATTTTCCTGAGGTGGAAGACTTCGTACGCATCAGTACGAAAGGGCGAATCGTCAGGAAAGGTGATCTAAAATTTCAGGAAGACAAAACGGTGTTTGCCGACTCCTCGTTCTTTAGTGTCTTTGATTTCAAGTTGCTCAAAGGAGATCCCAGAACCGCATTGGCCGAGCCGATGAGTGTGGTACTACCCAAAAAAACAGTCCAGAAATATTTCGGCAATGCCGATCCGATGGGCCAGACGCTGCTGCTGGGTGACGATGGCGTTCCCGCTAAGATCACGGGCGTTATGGAGGATATTCCGGAAAACTCCCAGATTAAAGGCGACCTGTTCATTTCGATGATATCCTATACTAACTATTTTAATAAAGGCATTGAAAACGAATGGGGTGATTTTGGGGCGATTTCGTTTCTGCTGCTCAAGCCCGGCGCTAACCCCGATGCGTTCGCCAAAAAATTCCCTCAGTTTCTGGAAAGCCACGCCGGTAATATGATGCGGGAGTATAAGCTAGGGATTACCATGGTCATGGAGCCATTACGGGAGGTGTATCTTTATTCTAAGCGTCCGGCTGAAGAGTCGGGAAGTATGACCAATGTGACCGTCTTCTCAGTTATTGGCCTGTTTATTCTCTTGATTGCCTGCATCAATTTTATTAACCTGACCACGGCCCGTTCGGTGGACCGAGCGAAGGAAGTGGGCGTTCGCAAAGCCATTGGTGCGGCTAAGTGGGTATTGGCTCGGCAGTTTATTGGCGAATCAGTCTTGTTATGTCTGGTCGCTTTCTTTTTTGCCGTCCTTCTTTCGGCTGTGCTGATTCCTGGATTCAATTCCCTGGCCGGAAAAACGATTAGTCCAGGCTTAGGGAATAATCTGCCGTTTGTTGGCGGCATGTTCTTCGCTGCACTGGCGATTGGTTGTCTGGCGGGCACGTATCCCGCGCTGGTACTATCCTCCTTCGAACCGGTTACCGTATTGAAAGGCCGTTTTATGGCTAATGCGAAGGGCGTTTTCGTGCGAAAAGGTCTGGTAATCGTGCAATTCGCCATTTCTATTACGTTGATCATCGCTACGATTGTCATCTATTCGCAGGTGAATTTTATGCGTACCCGCGACCTGGGCTTTTCTAAAGACCAAATGCTGGTCATCAAGGCGCAGACGGGTAGCAAACGGACTGTTTTTGATGCGGCCATTAGTGGGTTGAGCGGAGTCAAATCAACGGCGGCTTCGTCGAGCGTACCGGGAGGACGGAATCAGCAGGCGGCCTCCTCCCTTGAAAATAATTCGGGGGAAATGCAGGCGGGTAATCTGGATGTGTATCGGGTGGACTTTGATTTTATTCCTCTATACGGCCTTAAAGTGGTGGCAGGAAGGCCATTTTCCAGAAACTTCCCCGCTGACAGTTCCCAGTCCCTGATGATTAATGAAGCCATGGCGAAGGTGTTAGGCTATAGTCGTCCACAGGCCGCCATTGGTAAACGATTCGACCAATGGGGACGGAAGGGGACAATCGTTGGCGTGCTTAAAGATTTTCATTTTAAATCATTGCAGGAAACGATTAAACCGCTCACGTTCCGCGTTATAGACTGGTGGAATGGCGATTTGTTGTCAGTAAACATTGACGGCCGACAGGTTAAGGAAACACTCGAAGCAATCGAAGCCCAATGGAAACAACAAAATCCGGATCGCCCGTTCGATTACTATTTTATGGACGAATTCTTCGACCGCCAATACCGAAGCGACGAACGGTTCCAGACACTTTTTTTAACCTTCGCCCTTCTGGCTATCTTCATCTCGTGTTTAGGTTTGCTGGGTCTGGCTTCGCATACGACCGTGCAGCGAACGAAAGAAATCGGGGTACGAAAGGTGTTGGGTGCCTCCACCGGCAGTATAGTCGGTCTTTTATCCAAAGATTTTCTAAAACTGGTTGTCTTGGCATTTCTAATAGCGTCTCCTGTGGCCTGGTATGGCATGCATCGGTGGCTGGAGAATTTTGCTTACCAGACACCGATTCGTTGGTGGGTGTTTGCATCCGCTGCCTTCCTATCGGTTACGGTGGCCTTTCTGACCATTAGTTTTCAAAGTATTCGAGCTGCCTTATTGAATCCAGTCAAAAGTTTACGTAGTGAGTAA
- a CDS encoding beta-lactamase (PFAM: beta-lactamase~KEGG: ccs:CCNA_00611 beta-lactamase) — translation MILSNLTGDVSPIFENAVTFDYSRRFHIKSSHMHFISSIVALVSCLLTLHDADGQPIHVPKKAVTNIDSFLHQQATAFIQKVPFAALSIGVINNGKTNFYNFGTVQPGQNQLPTSSTFYEIGSITKTFTGALLAQAVLAGKVKLEDDIRRYMAGTYPNLDYQGQPIRLVHLLNHSSGLPFSLPRKPASFTTLSDSIAFEKQRRAYTPKDFFRDLQKVNLDTVPGIKLSYSNSAAQLLGYILEGVCQQSYEQLIQRYISHPLGMHHTYTHPSKSHQVRGYNGKGKVMPYFLVQELAAGGMYSTTADLLRYAQWHMDESNPLVKMTHQPTWGDIRYYAMGLNWQMDDKTPRPRRVFQSGGTQGFSSYLLIYPDQQRGIVLLTNVADTTTQGQLSEIGNGLLTLLEP, via the coding sequence ATGATCCTATCGAACTTGACTGGCGACGTTTCACCAATTTTCGAAAACGCGGTAACCTTTGACTACTCTCGCAGGTTCCACATCAAATCAAGCCATATGCATTTTATTTCCTCGATCGTTGCTTTGGTAAGCTGCTTACTGACCCTGCATGATGCTGATGGGCAACCAATTCACGTACCCAAGAAGGCGGTCACCAACATAGACTCGTTCCTCCATCAGCAAGCGACTGCCTTTATCCAAAAGGTGCCTTTCGCAGCCTTATCGATTGGGGTGATTAACAACGGAAAGACAAATTTTTATAACTTCGGTACGGTCCAACCGGGACAAAACCAACTACCCACCAGCTCGACCTTCTATGAAATTGGGTCAATTACCAAAACTTTCACCGGAGCGTTACTCGCCCAGGCGGTACTGGCAGGTAAGGTGAAATTAGAGGATGATATCCGTCGGTATATGGCCGGTACCTATCCCAATCTGGACTATCAGGGACAACCTATTCGGCTGGTTCATTTGCTCAATCACAGTTCAGGCTTACCCTTTAGCTTACCCCGCAAACCAGCTTCGTTTACGACCCTGTCTGATTCGATTGCTTTTGAGAAGCAGCGCCGGGCTTACACCCCAAAGGATTTCTTTAGGGACCTTCAGAAGGTCAACCTAGACACCGTGCCTGGGATAAAACTGAGCTACTCGAATTCAGCGGCTCAACTATTAGGTTACATTCTAGAAGGGGTTTGCCAGCAGTCTTATGAGCAACTCATCCAGCGCTACATTAGTCATCCATTGGGTATGCACCACACCTATACCCACCCATCGAAGTCGCACCAGGTTCGGGGTTACAACGGAAAGGGTAAAGTTATGCCTTATTTTTTGGTACAGGAGTTGGCAGCCGGTGGTATGTATTCAACGACGGCTGATCTGCTCCGATACGCTCAATGGCACATGGATGAGTCGAATCCGCTTGTTAAGATGACCCATCAGCCTACTTGGGGCGATATTCGCTATTATGCTATGGGGTTAAATTGGCAGATGGACGATAAAACACCCCGGCCCAGACGCGTCTTTCAGAGCGGGGGCACGCAGGGTTTCAGCAGTTATCTGCTTATTTATCCCGATCAGCAGCGAGGGATCGTCCTGCTAACCAATGTAGCAGATACGACAACCCAAGGCCAGTTGTCGGAGATAGGTAATGGGCTGTTGACGCTGCTGGAGCCCTAA
- a CDS encoding amidohydrolase (PFAM: amidohydrolase; Amidohydrolase 3~KEGG: mxa:MXAN_2375 amidohydrolase domain- containing protein) → MRHILIILLVLTSVSLLAQPAQKWLITVGKLYDAEQKTFRTNQQILVVNGIIQAVGPNLIKPVNTKVINLGQCTATPGLMDMHTHLLLHQKQRKDGLEMASKVPPNERIQQGLVFAKLNLEAGITTVRDLGNSGQYLDLQLQKKLTDERTVGPTMYVSGPIISPPGGQFYKPAPADSFLIDQEYRVVKGALDAKAAVEEHIQRGVNLIKVCMNNDKRVLAPEEIKAIVERAHQQGLSVTAHATFDESARDAVLAGVDGIEHGYSLSDSTLQLMAQRGTYLVPTDVSKQTADIKVAGIGMVGKEAEDYANNFLKAIHDRLRRAVAKGVTIVAGSDYYGDIALLERGKGAVDVLLAYHEAGIPVVDVLRYATYNAAKAQGITDKVGLIKAGMKADIVFFSGDLEHNFAQSLFSVKLIMKEGRLVYPPAESSAGRKTLTPGSR, encoded by the coding sequence ATGCGCCATATCTTGATTATCCTCTTGGTGTTGACCTCCGTTTCTCTATTGGCCCAACCCGCCCAAAAATGGTTGATCACAGTCGGTAAGCTCTATGATGCTGAGCAGAAAACGTTTCGGACGAATCAACAGATTCTGGTCGTCAACGGCATCATCCAAGCGGTTGGACCAAACCTGATTAAGCCCGTAAATACCAAGGTAATTAATCTGGGCCAATGCACAGCCACACCCGGTCTTATGGATATGCATACGCATCTGTTGCTCCACCAAAAGCAACGGAAAGATGGACTAGAAATGGCTTCGAAGGTGCCACCCAATGAACGCATTCAACAAGGACTAGTGTTCGCTAAACTCAACTTAGAAGCCGGTATTACCACGGTTCGTGACTTGGGAAACTCGGGACAATACTTAGATCTACAGTTGCAGAAGAAGCTAACCGATGAGCGCACAGTCGGTCCTACCATGTATGTCTCGGGCCCAATCATCAGCCCCCCTGGTGGGCAATTTTACAAACCTGCTCCTGCAGACAGTTTTTTAATCGACCAAGAATACCGGGTGGTGAAAGGGGCCCTCGATGCGAAAGCGGCTGTAGAAGAACACATTCAAAGGGGGGTCAACCTCATCAAGGTCTGCATGAACAACGACAAGCGCGTACTAGCCCCGGAGGAGATTAAAGCCATTGTCGAAAGGGCACATCAACAGGGTCTTTCGGTCACCGCTCATGCTACCTTTGATGAGTCGGCAAGAGACGCCGTTTTAGCGGGCGTAGATGGCATTGAACATGGCTATAGCTTATCGGACAGTACCTTACAGCTAATGGCCCAGCGGGGCACTTATTTAGTGCCTACGGATGTATCAAAGCAAACAGCTGATATAAAAGTGGCTGGAATTGGCATGGTCGGTAAAGAAGCAGAGGACTATGCCAATAACTTTCTTAAGGCAATACACGATAGATTACGTCGAGCTGTGGCGAAGGGCGTTACGATTGTAGCCGGTTCGGATTACTATGGTGATATTGCTTTACTAGAACGTGGCAAAGGGGCGGTTGATGTACTGCTAGCCTACCACGAAGCGGGTATTCCTGTGGTTGATGTACTGCGCTATGCAACCTACAATGCGGCCAAAGCCCAAGGTATAACTGACAAGGTAGGCCTCATCAAGGCAGGCATGAAAGCAGATATCGTGTTTTTCAGCGGGGACTTAGAGCATAATTTTGCTCAATCGCTGTTCAGCGTCAAGCTAATCATGAAAGAAGGCCGTTTAGTTTATCCACCTGCTGAGAGTTCGGCTGGCCGAAAGACTCTTACTCCAGGTTCAAGGTGA
- a CDS encoding conserved hypothetical protein (KEGG: afw:Anae109_1192 hypothetical protein), protein MRDLVLFLLLLLTPFSSWATWSIIIINPKTGEIGIAGASCTYNCSGIGKIIPGQGAIIVQAMSNADARRQGARMIQAGHTPQAIIHALQDPAFKPEEQQYAVVTLQQIDKPSTYTGAATSPAGGSLTATGISVQGNTLANQDVLTAVMQAVVKAQTQDLPMAELLMLALEAGSQAGGDKRCGEQRASCAFIRMARSDEKPNKSTLFLEFFGQKRGGPNAVHLLRGKYERWKAKHAS, encoded by the coding sequence ATGAGAGACCTTGTACTATTCTTGTTGCTTCTGCTGACACCCTTCTCTTCATGGGCGACCTGGTCAATCATCATTATTAATCCCAAAACGGGTGAAATCGGCATCGCGGGGGCATCCTGTACCTACAACTGTAGTGGCATTGGTAAAATCATTCCTGGTCAGGGAGCCATCATTGTTCAGGCCATGAGCAATGCTGACGCCAGACGACAAGGAGCCCGCATGATTCAGGCTGGACATACACCTCAGGCGATTATCCATGCCTTACAAGATCCCGCTTTCAAGCCTGAAGAGCAACAGTATGCTGTGGTTACCCTGCAACAGATTGACAAACCAAGCACCTACACCGGAGCGGCCACAAGTCCTGCTGGTGGTAGTTTGACAGCGACTGGTATTTCCGTTCAAGGCAACACTCTAGCCAATCAAGACGTGCTAACCGCTGTTATGCAGGCCGTCGTAAAAGCGCAAACTCAGGACTTACCCATGGCTGAACTGCTCATGTTAGCTCTAGAGGCAGGCTCTCAGGCAGGTGGGGATAAACGGTGTGGGGAGCAACGGGCCAGCTGTGCATTTATCCGAATGGCTCGTTCAGATGAGAAGCCAAACAAATCGACTTTGTTTCTGGAATTTTTTGGTCAGAAGCGTGGGGGCCCGAACGCAGTCCATTTACTACGGGGCAAGTATGAACGCTGGAAAGCCAAGCACGCTAGTTAG
- a CDS encoding Endonuclease/exonuclease/phosphatase (PFAM: Endonuclease/exonuclease/phosphatase~KEGG: cff:CFF8240_0956 cytolethal distending toxin), producing the protein MIVINWNMQGASYSTENKWNSGVLPFFAQYNADICLLQECGAIPASAILQTANVNGIINLNLYTWGTDRSNKYILFYPADPRGNRCNLAVVSNVPPTNCGFILSATVPTWRPIIGVVIGGIFFGSIHAISPNGPDAQGLLNQVAAFAGGIGIPWVVGGDYNRLPGTMAPFGWIVNPPNYPTYPATAPLNALDFSVKSVGTSIIGRVLALQMSDHLPVSYTY; encoded by the coding sequence ATGATTGTTATAAACTGGAATATGCAAGGTGCAAGCTATTCTACAGAAAATAAGTGGAATAGCGGCGTACTTCCTTTTTTTGCTCAATATAATGCCGACATCTGCTTGCTGCAAGAGTGCGGAGCCATACCTGCTTCCGCCATTCTTCAGACGGCCAATGTCAACGGTATTATTAACCTGAATTTATACACTTGGGGCACGGACCGCTCAAACAAGTACATCCTTTTTTATCCGGCAGACCCTCGTGGTAATCGTTGCAATCTGGCCGTGGTATCCAATGTGCCGCCCACTAATTGCGGATTTATTCTGTCAGCGACAGTCCCGACCTGGCGTCCGATTATTGGGGTGGTCATTGGCGGAATATTCTTCGGTTCAATCCACGCCATTAGCCCCAACGGTCCTGATGCCCAGGGACTACTAAACCAAGTGGCTGCATTTGCCGGGGGAATTGGTATCCCTTGGGTAGTAGGCGGAGATTACAACCGCCTGCCGGGTACAATGGCTCCGTTCGGTTGGATCGTGAACCCGCCCAACTACCCTACCTATCCAGCTACTGCACCACTAAACGCGCTGGATTTCAGCGTAAAAAGTGTTGGGACATCAATTATCGGGAGGGTGCTAGCCTTGCAGATGTCCGACCACTTACCAGTATCTTACACTTACTAA
- a CDS encoding hypothetical protein (KEGG: hypothetical protein), with protein MVQNLHSGDLKEVVSGEITGTVYLYRTNNGYLGPGNVGWQAIGEQLQVYTLQAGQTVSIPINGSKGMIANSCPSMVQLVWDNQVAVPATNTKTNPAARALKRAKPVRKRLTSINDNLSPVEEAIQTLTAQWYNAVVTGLGLDSNSFQLVQGVTPLGTTSEEIWDIFDGVPPSSITNFFSPAQTNSFSTNYGSVINNLIPQNSNSFQTDMSDYYSNWSAYLKTVKTLPSGGLPELFQNWSSLNMPPDQAQTCLTDLLQVYQGTVYSAIKMWLEAGGFGAKKAYNATIEQLNIALGKTTNKTVSMDSSNESSDISNTWAKGEVGGFYDFFEGGGSSDYDNITMSMIKAGLNINASFDKVVTFTASPLSSVSTDPILSQYQPWFSSAALNLAYQTSDNTVWKTTHPTWEDTFGPNGNMLRTASAIVVVEGVNINMESNASFSSSEITQLQAAAEFGIFPFFEASASGGWTNSVQHDAAGNVSITSQSPNGVPIIIGVIVTPIGGVLLL; from the coding sequence ATGGTACAAAATCTTCATTCCGGCGATTTAAAAGAAGTGGTTTCTGGAGAGATCACTGGCACAGTTTACTTATACCGTACCAATAATGGTTATCTTGGGCCTGGTAATGTAGGCTGGCAAGCCATTGGCGAGCAATTGCAAGTGTATACTTTACAAGCAGGACAGACTGTTTCAATTCCAATTAATGGTTCAAAGGGTATGATCGCTAATAGTTGTCCATCAATGGTGCAATTAGTATGGGATAATCAAGTTGCAGTCCCAGCGACAAACACAAAAACAAACCCAGCAGCTCGGGCTTTAAAACGTGCAAAACCCGTTCGTAAACGATTGACATCGATCAATGACAATCTTAGCCCAGTAGAAGAAGCTATACAAACCTTGACGGCCCAATGGTACAATGCAGTGGTTACTGGCTTAGGACTAGACTCTAACTCTTTTCAACTTGTACAAGGTGTTACTCCTTTAGGGACAACATCAGAAGAGATTTGGGACATCTTTGATGGGGTGCCACCATCATCAATTACTAATTTTTTCAGTCCAGCTCAGACCAATTCCTTTTCAACAAATTATGGGAGTGTAATCAATAATCTAATCCCTCAGAACAGCAACAGCTTTCAAACGGACATGAGTGATTATTATAGCAATTGGTCTGCCTATCTTAAGACAGTGAAAACCTTACCTAGTGGCGGCTTGCCTGAATTATTTCAAAATTGGTCTTCACTAAATATGCCTCCTGATCAAGCTCAGACTTGTCTTACTGACCTTTTACAGGTATACCAAGGAACAGTATACTCGGCTATTAAAATGTGGTTAGAGGCAGGTGGATTTGGAGCTAAGAAAGCTTATAACGCAACAATCGAACAGCTTAATATTGCCTTGGGCAAGACAACAAATAAAACTGTTTCCATGGATAGCAGTAATGAATCAAGTGATATAAGCAATACTTGGGCCAAAGGTGAAGTGGGTGGCTTCTATGACTTCTTTGAAGGAGGCGGCTCAAGTGATTATGACAATATTACTATGAGTATGATAAAGGCAGGTCTTAACATTAATGCCTCCTTCGATAAAGTAGTCACATTTACTGCTAGCCCTCTTTCTAGTGTAAGTACGGATCCAATTTTGTCGCAATACCAGCCTTGGTTTAGCTCGGCAGCATTGAATTTGGCCTATCAGACATCTGATAATACTGTTTGGAAAACAACTCATCCTACTTGGGAAGATACATTTGGACCAAACGGAAATATGTTGCGAACGGCCAGTGCTATAGTGGTGGTAGAGGGAGTCAATATCAATATGGAATCGAATGCAAGCTTCTCAAGCAGCGAGATAACACAACTTCAGGCTGCTGCCGAATTTGGCATCTTCCCGTTTTTTGAAGCCTCGGCAAGTGGCGGATGGACTAATTCCGTACAACACGATGCTGCTGGTAACGTTAGTATTACCTCTCAATCACCGAATGGCGTTCCAATCATTATAGGGGTTATTGTTACGCCTATTGGGGGTGTACTTCTCCTCTAA